The Paenibacillus sp. RC334 nucleotide sequence AACGTACCGAGACTACGGTTCAAGAGAACGATAAATTCTGCACGTGTGATGGCCGCATCCGTTTTCACCGCACCGTCTAATTTTCCTGTAGCCGACCAACGTTGTACCTGGTCTCCTGCCCAATGACCGCTTGTATTCTGAGGAGCGGCTGCTGCTGCGCTGAATGCGCTAAGAATAAGACCTGTACTCAATACACTAGTAACTGTGTTTCTGAACTTATTTCCCATACTCTGAATTCCTCCTTATGATTGGCTTCACCATTCTTTTTTTAAACACTTTACCAGAAATCAAACCCAAAAAACCCCCAAATTAAAAAAATCGTCCCATATAACCATAACCCGTCCTTATGTAGCATAAATGGGACTCAGGACTTAATACCTAGTTATTCACTGGGATATGTATATTTGGACAGACTACGTTATACTGAAATCACAAAATCCCTAGTAAAAGAGGTTTTCCTATGGCTCTTATTCAATGTCAGTTTTATTCAGAAGTCCTTGGCTTGAGCACATCCATGCATGTTATTCTCCCTCAGGAAACCCGTTCGCAGATAGGACTCGAAGGCAAGCAAGGAACCGGACCACACCCAACACTGTATTTGCTGCACGGCCTGTCGGACGATGATTCGATCTGGTTACGCAGAACCTCCATTGAACGCTACGTTGCTTCACTGGGGATTGCTGTTGTAATGCCGCAGATTCACCGGAGTTTTTATACCGATATGGAGCAGGGAGGGGCTTACGGGACCTTTATCAGTGAAGAATTGCCGACTTTGGCACGTTCTTTCTTTCCCTTGTCCGCCAAGCGGGAAGACAATTTTGTGGCGGGTCTTTCCATGGGCGGGTATGGTGCCTTCAAACTGGCACTCCAGCATCCAGAGCGCTTTGCGGCCGCTGCCAGTCTCTCGGGGGTATTGGATTTACACGCGGCACGCATCGACCCTATACATAAAGCGATGAGTTCGGCGGAATGGAGTCACATTTTTGGTCCAGATGAAATACGCGGAACAGATCACGACTTGCTGGAGTTGCTACAACGTCATGCTACCTTGGGAACTTCACTCCCCCTGCTCTACCAATGCTGTGGTACGGAGGATTTTCTGTATGAGGGAAACCAGACCTTTCGTAAAGCGTGCGATACTGCCGGGATTCCACTGACCTACGAAGAGGGTCCAGGGACTCATGAATGGGGATACTGGGACGCGAAAATACAGGATGTACTCGCCTGGTTGCCGCTCAAGGGGCGATAAATAAGTGT carries:
- a CDS encoding alpha/beta hydrolase family protein, yielding MALIQCQFYSEVLGLSTSMHVILPQETRSQIGLEGKQGTGPHPTLYLLHGLSDDDSIWLRRTSIERYVASLGIAVVMPQIHRSFYTDMEQGGAYGTFISEELPTLARSFFPLSAKREDNFVAGLSMGGYGAFKLALQHPERFAAAASLSGVLDLHAARIDPIHKAMSSAEWSHIFGPDEIRGTDHDLLELLQRHATLGTSLPLLYQCCGTEDFLYEGNQTFRKACDTAGIPLTYEEGPGTHEWGYWDAKIQDVLAWLPLKGR